One window of Plasmodium berghei ANKA genome assembly, chromosome: 5 genomic DNA carries:
- a CDS encoding reticulocyte binding protein, putative — MKKIIYITTTYTALFASLGVIYGKKIGTEKKNHDAQLNNFYLYNNLKGINFNNSNSSNEEQYNNKSSVINDKFIQPHSITYFEKQKDTANDKVILYNDYTNKNDLDTFKSFNNDNEKTNRKATLVKNSFIQNPNPTTFDASVYNTIDIMYTASGTNENLKNFYVKLYFYQELRTFLNNIYSNSKKAINIRRSTPLKIDNDINRIIKECEPHKTKIINEMSKLYNPFYEFYKKSTKDDYNSYSNFRKSYVNCMLPRFKKLESNIDSAISSMKSEYDYLCYYEYWNVDALYKKYAANTKEYICPKLNIINKYPVAIDVGIRSHGKPLSQILESEGEQGSLISKLKFLSNQIEYNKDKYDNYYNEGANLCQFMLNYVLNDTYTQYYYNYLREIKKIAQKKANFVYNLNKIKHLDLLYIHQTKILTNFYKAIEKILLEKLDPDKNKESKDYIGIFDYSIPQSKLTALETKFFEIFKEKWDSYDNKKTIDENSNEYNIVKLILQHMKELKDIIDFMVDYKKKDINTRFEIGHNIKWYIKQVNYSDIEDGVKKSYKSVKDWRKLRLEEKKKLEEENENVIKLETKINDLFEKYMKINAENIYLNTLRLELKEKIKNISDKNEYVKKAVDLKKEIDNNNIYIDELAKTSPYQVTEYVKNKDAIYSTIKSELSKIYVGNIDQLYNELYYVVQENDIDNAKDKTKLEDLKSKINNEYNKIQNMEIGTVESHLTNIEANKNKLSETILEIKKYIYGEISKDLNKTLEDFKNKEQELSNKINDYAKENDQLNAYKSKILEIRNHYNDQINIENTKEEEAKQNYDKSKEYIKTISIKEDETSKAINEVKNLKDEFLSNVDKYINFDNIYNGNVDSEHNKFTDLTNKIKAELSDEKLTIYEKKFNDSKSLINETKKSIEEEYQNINTLKKVDGYIKVCERTNKSITNFRSKQTTLKDKLNQNINTIKETDSIEKSYKDKFENTLINKINELDKTFKDASLNDHESNNNGLMEYFNNLKANLGKNKENMLYHEFDEKENAINNIIQKIEDINKNISNIEAAIYTSIYNISEEIEDEIGKNIELLNTQVLKKVNENVTNLNEIKGKLKHYNFRDFGEEENIKYTNEINKIKDDIKTVNQQIDNHINKLEDIKKKSESYVGEMKSQINTLEKVKGTAISNDNVEGIENKQKIIVTKIDKKKNIYKEINKLLNEISEIEKDKTSLEELKSINLSYGRSLGNIFLEQIDEEKKKADHTIKAMEAYMEDLDNIKKKSEEIEKDMKIKMDINKEMEVLKMTHDDDKNYHTISKNHEKSISDIRDKSSKIIQDFSKESDINNIKNELQKNISESQKHNSDINQYLSKIENIYNILKLNKIQKIIDKVKEYNDEIEKNNKKINDELSNSKTLIKKLEEDLNLKECQSKIKSTIDDNYVGECIKNITGLKTYILNEENNINTYFKNAEEYNKIVLLNFNNIEMADTKSQYILNIKTNNGTNSHDYNINELKGHKHKSNGYKDEADKNTKAIKKNKELFEKYKQDVTVLLNKYFALALKNKFDKTKTDSEQIIKEIKETHKNCISQSDKSEQKMNEIKNEQIHIEDEIANNDKSNKAILNIQLSVEPFETKFLKIKDIRKKSDGCLKETENIEKQISNLSIDSQETKLKENGDKLNTLEKLFESLKNQKKNIEDQKKELDEVNSKIEKIESDVNQHKKNYEIGIVEKINEITKENKNQIESTKELIKPTIENLISSFNTNDLEGIDTNENLEKYNKEMNNIYEEFIKSYNLITNYLETVSKEPITYDQIKNTRITAQSELLKNIENVNEAKSYLDDIKSNEFDRIVTHFKNKLNTVNDKFKNEYSKVNEGFDNISNSINNVKNSTDENLLLNILNQTKEIYDNIVSKKYYSYKYEAENIFKNISKLASSLNIQIQNSSGIDLHKNINIAILSYLDSQTEDMLTFIPSPQKTSETYTKISDSYNTLLDIFKKSQELQKKEQRTLNLILENRRLYEKIQATNELKGTLSDLKYKKEKILNEVKLLLHKSNELNKLSCNSQNYDTILESSKYNQIKEKSNNYEQEKKKLGIDFDVIAMEKKIDNDIKVIEELENNYNSLEENNNILQSKKKLKELTNAFDTEIKKIEDKITEKNDLINKLIEIRKKCLLFTYTSLVEAFKSKVTSYSEFITAATKFSKEFLKYIDDTSNSLNDDIDTLQIKYNLNKTNKHVPSIFADATNDNNNLIETEKNATQAISNLTKLFSIDLQNVDANTLYNNKLQMIYFDSELHKSIESIKQLYKKMHVFKLLNIGHINEKYFDISKQFDNILQLQKHKLTENLNNLKQIDQYISDKKNKFLHALSETPITNLNSLKEIYNDIINLETQIHEIENINNNENDNITLYMDTITKLMEKIKNILNYVTTHENDHNIIKQHIQDNDENNVSKIKETLKTTIQSFQEILNKIDEIKAQFYGNNNINNIITTILQNVNDVKKHFSRDLTIENELIQIHKSLEDIQNYTYEIRSEQITKYVNTIHNYVEQKTKQIQNNSDQDEIDDIIQKIINYNKELEIKLHAIKDNQNHVIPIIARIKQLINLIESEYSNNNNVSYNVAIKHAENANNIILDLNASQNMLNQLIHKNLNIINDLKNRKQQIQSRNNLHTINSQQEISKIKYPSNTNYKNQHSNSGKKGSSKPKNAGDSIKYAGAIVFGLVACYAISISKKQDDTNEMHLDNYEKNYDESENIYFEREDEIIEIDINEDL; from the exons atgaaaaaaattatttatattacaaCTACTTATACTGCTCTGTTTGCTTCATTGG GGGTAATTTATGGGAAAAAAATTGGGACTGAAAAAAAGAACCATGACGCTCAgttaaacaatttttatttatacaataatttaaaaggaataaattttaataattcaaaCTCTTCAAATGAAgaacaatataataataaaagtagTGTCattaatgataaatttatacaACCACATTCAATTACCTACTttgaaaaacaaaaagacACTGCGAATGATAAAGTCATATTATACAATGACTACACAAATAAAAACGACTTAGATACTTTTAAAAGTTTTAATAATGAcaatgaaaaaacaaatagaAAAGCAACTTTAGTTAAAAATTCTTTTATCCAAAACCCCAATCCAACAACATTCGATGCCTCTGTGTATAATACAATAGACATTATGTATACTGCATCAGGTACCAacgaaaatttaaaaaatttttatgtgaaactatatttttatcaagaACTTCGAACCTTCctcaataatatttattctaATTCAAAAAAGGCAATAAATATCCGACGGAGTACCCCCCTTAAAATagataatgatataaatcgaataataaaagaatgtGAACCTCACAAAaccaaaataataaatgaaatgtcaaaattatataatcctttttatgaattttataAGAAGTCCACGAAAGATGATTATAATTCATATTCAAATTTCCGAAAAAGCTATGTAAATTGCATGCTTCCAAGATTCAAAAAACTAGAGTCCAACATAGATTCTGCTATTTCATCGATGAAATCTGAATAtgattatttatgttattatgaatattgGAATGTAGATGCTCTTTATAAAAAGTATGCTGCTAATacaaaagaatatatatgccCTAAATTGAAcattataaacaaatatccAGTGGCCATTGATGTAGGAATTCGTTCACATGGAAAACCACTAAGTCAAATTTTAGAGTCTGAGGGGGAACAAGGAAGTCTTATAAGTAAactaaaatttttatcaaatcaaattgaatataataaagacAAATATGATAATTACTACAACGAGGGTGCGAACCTTTGTCAATTCATGCTCAATTATGTATTAAATGATACATATACGCAATATTACTACAATTACTTGAgggaaattaaaaaaatagcacAAAAAAAAGCTAATTTcgtttataatttaaataaaataaaacatttggatttattatatatacatcaaacaaaaatattaacaaatttttataaagcgatagaaaaaatattattagagAAACTTGATccagataaaaataaagaatctAAAGATTATATTGGTATTTTTGATTATTCGATACCACAATCGAAATTAACAGCATTAgaaacaaaattttttgaaatatttaaagaGAAATGGGATTcttatgataataaaaaaactattGACGAAAATAGTAAcgaatataatattgtgaaattaattttacaaCACATGAAGGAATTAAAAGACATAATTGATTTTATGGTagattacaaaaaaaaggacATTAATACAAGATTCGAAATTGGTCATAATATCAAATGGTATATAAAACAAGTAAATTATTCAGACATAGAAGATGGAGTGAAGAAATCTTATAAATCAGTAAAAGATTGGAGAAAATTAAGACtcgaagaaaaaaaaaaattagaggaagaaaatgaaaatgttattaaattggaaacaaaaattaacgatttatttgaaaaatatatgaaaataaatgctGAAAACATATATCTAAACACGTTAAGATTagaattaaaagaaaaaattaaaaatatatctgacaaaaatgaatatgttAAAAAAGCAGTTGACTTAAAGAAGGAAATAGacaataacaatatatacattGATGAATTAGCTAAAACCTCACCATATCAAGTTACGGAATATGTAAAGAACAAAGATGCAATATATAGTACAATAAAATCAGAGTTATCCAAAATTTATGTAGGTAATATTGACCAACTTTATAATGAATTGTATTATGTAGTTCAAGAAAATGACATTGATAATGCAAAAGACAAAACGAAACTTGAAGATTTAAAAtcgaaaataaataatgaatataataaaatccAAAACATGGAAATTGGAACAGTTGAATCACATCTAACGAATATAGAAgctaacaaaaataaactatCAGAAACAATTTTggagataaaaaaatatatatatggagaGATTAGCAAAGATCTAAATAAAACGTTAGAAGactttaaaaataaagaacaAGAActatcaaataaaataaatgactACGCTAAGGAAAATGACCAAttaaatgcatataaatcTAAAATATTAGAAATCAGAAATCATTATAATGATCAAATTAATATCGAAAATACAAAGGAAGAAGAAGCAAAACAAAACTATGATAAATCCAAAGAATATATCAAGACAATATCTATCAAAGAAGACGAAACATCAAAAGCCATCAATGaagtaaaaaatttgaaagaCGAATTCTTAAGTAACgtagataaatatattaattttgacaatatttataatggAAATGTTGATTCAGAACACAATAAATTTACTgatttaacaaataaaataaaagcaGAACTTTCGGATGAAAAATTAAccatatatgaaaaaaaatttaatgataGTAAATCTTTAATTaatgaaacaaaaaaatccATTGAAGAAGAATACCAAAACATTAATACCCTTAAAAAGGTAGATGGGTATATAAAAGTATGTGAAAGGACTAACAAGTCAATAACAAATTTTCGTAGTAAACAAACTACattaaaagataaattaaatcaaaatattaatacaaTAAAAGAAACTGATTCAATAGAAAAATCTTATAAAGATAAGTTTGAAAATACGTTGatcaataaaattaatgagTTAGATAAAACGTTTAAAGATGCCTCTTTAAATGATCACGAATCAAATAACAATGGATTAATGGAATATTTCAATAATTTAAAGGCAAATttaggaaaaaataaagaaaacaTGTTATATCATGAGTttgatgaaaaagaaaacgccattaataatattatacaaaaaatcgaagacataaataaaaatatttcaaatatcGAAGCAGCAATTTATACATccatttataatattagtGAAGAAATAGAAGATGaaattggaaaaaatatagaattgCTAAATACTCAAGTACTTAAAAAGGTAAATGAAAACGTAACAAATTTGAATGAAATAAAgggaaaattaaaacattataattttcgaGATTTTGgtgaagaagaaaatataaaatatactaatgaaattaacaaaattaaagatGATATTAAGACTGTAAACCAACAAATCGATAAccacataaataaattagaggatataaaaaaaaaatcagaAAGTTATGTTGGTGAAATGAAATcacaaataaatacattaGAAAAAGTAAAAGGCACTGCAATATCTAACGATAATGTAGAAggaatagaaaataaacaaaaaatcaTAGTAACCAAaatagacaaaaaaaaaaatatatataaggaaataaataaattgttaaatgaaatatcagaaatagaaaaagataaaacTTCATtagaagaattaaaaagtataaatttatcatatGGAAGAAGTTTAggcaatatatttttggaaCAAATTGAtgaagaaaagaaaaaagctGACCATACGATAAAAGCAATGGAAGCATATATGGAAGACcttgataatataaaaaaaaaatcagaagaaatagaaaaggacatgaagataaaaatggaCATAAATAAGGAAATGGAAGTGCTTAAAATGACACATGATGACGACAAAAATTATCACACTATTAGTAAGAATCATGAAAAAAGTATTTCTGATATCCGTGATAAGtcttcaaaaataatacaagaTTTTTCTAAGGAAtcagatataaataatattaaaaacgagttacagaaaaatatttcagaATCTCAAAAGCATAATAGTGATATTAATCAATATTTAAGCAAAATTGagaacatatataatatcttaaaattaaataaaatccAAAAGATTATTGATAAAgtaaaagaatataatgatgaaattgaaaagaataataaaaaaataaatgatgaatTAAGTAATTCAAAAACACTAATTAAAAAACTCGAAGAagatttaaatttaaaagaatgtcaatcaaaaataaaatcaacTATAGATGATAATTATGTTGGTGAATGTATAAAGAATATTACAGGTTTAAaaacttatattttaaacgAAGAAAATAACATCAACacttattttaaaaatgccGAAgagtataataaaattgtattattaaactttaataatatagaaatgGCGGATACTAAATCGCAATACATATTAAAcattaaaacaaataatggCACAAATAGCCATGATTATAATATCAATGAATTGAAAGGACACAAACATAAGTCTAATGGTTATAAAGATGAGGctgataaaaatacaaaagcaatcaaaaaaaataaggaattatttgaaaaatataaacaagaTGTAACTGtacttttaaataaatattttgcattagcattaaaaaataaatttgataaaacaaaaacagATTCAGAACAAATCataaaggaaataaaagagacacacaaaaattgtatatcGCAATCAGACAAATCtgaacaaaaaatgaatgaaataaaaaatgaacaaattcATATTGAAGATGAAATCGCTAACAATGATAAATCTAATAAAGCAATACTAAATATTCAACTATCCGTAGAGCCATTCgaaacaaaatttttaaaaataaaggatataagaaaaaaatcaGATGGTTGTTTAAAAGAGACCGAAAATATAGAGAAACAAATATCAAATTTATCTATAGATAGTCAAGAAACAAAACTAAAAGAGAACGGggataaattaaataccCTTGAGAAACTTTTCGAATCTCTCAAaaaccaaaaaaaaaatattgaagaccaaaaaaaagaattagaTGAAGTTAATTccaaaattgaaaaaatagaaagCGATGTAAACcagcataaaaaaaattacgaGATTGGAAttgtagaaaaaataaatgaaatcaccaaagaaaataaaaaccaAATTGAATCAACAaaagaattaataaaacCAACAATAGAGAATCTAATATCTTCTTTTAACACTAATGATTTAGAAGGTATTGACACTAATGAAAActtggaaaaatataataaagaaatgaataatatatatgaagaatttattaaatcatACAATCtaataacaaattatttagaAACGGTATCAAAAGAACCCATAACATATgatcaaattaaaaatacgCGAATCACCGCGCAAAGTGAActcttaaaaaatatagaaaatgtaAATGAAGCCAAATCCTATTTAGATGATATAAAATCAAATGAATTTGATAGAATAGTCacacattttaaaaacaaattaaatactGTGAACGATAAGTTTAAAAACGAATATTCAAAAGTTAACGAAGgatttgataatatttcaaactctattaataatgttaaaaattcaacggatgaaaatttattattaaatatactaaaccaaacaaaagaaatatatgataatattgtcagtaaaaaatattatagttataaatatgaggcagaaaacatatttaaaaatatttctaaattaGCAAGttctttaaatattcaaatacAAAACAGCTCAGGGATAGATTTACATAAAAACATTAATATAGCTATATTATCTTATTTGGACTCACAGACAGAAGATATGTTAACCTTTATTCCATCTCCACAAAAAACATCAGAAacatatacaaaaataagcGATTCTTACAATACTCTTcttgatatatttaaaaaaagtcaAGAATTGCAGAAAAAAGAACAACGAACATTAAATCTTATACTCGAAAATCGACgtttatatgaaaaaatccAGGCAACCAATGAATTAAAAGGCACATTAAGtgatttaaaatataaaaaagaaaaaatactaaATGAAGTTAAACTACTTTTGCATAAATCTAACgaattaaacaaattatcaTGTAACTCTCAAAATTATGATACCATTTTAGAATCGTCAAAGTACAATCAAATCAAAGAAAAAAGCAACAATTATGaacaagaaaaaaaaaaacttggGATCGATTTTGATGTAATAGctatggaaaaaaaaattgataatgATATTAAAGTTATAGAAgaattagaaaataattacaatTCTTTAgaggaaaataataatattttacaatctaaaaaaaaactaaaagAACTAACTAACGCATTTGATactgaaataaaaaaaattgaggATAAAAtaacagaaaaaaatgatttaattaataaattaatagaaATTAGAAAGAAATGTCTACTTTTTACATATACATCGTTAGTCGAGGCTTTTAAAAGCAAAGTAACTAGTTACTCGGAATTCATAACGGCTGCGActaaattttcaaaagaatttttaaaatacatTGATGATACTTCCAATTCTTTAAATGATGATATCGACACAttgcaaataaaatataatttaaataaaacaaacaaaCATGTACCAAGTATATTTGCAGATGCAactaatgataataataatttaatagaAACAGAAAAGAATGCTACTCAGGCAATTAGTAATTTGACCAAGCTATTTTCAATAGATTTACAAAATGTTGATGCCaatacattatataataataagcTACAAATGATTTATTTCGATTCTGAACTTCATAAATCAATCGAATCCATAAAACaactttataaaaaaatgcatgtctttaaattattaaatataggccacattaatgaaaaatattttgatatatccaaacaatttgataatattttacagTTGCAGAAACATAAATTAAcagaaaatttaaataatttaaagcAAATTGATCAATATATTtctgataaaaaaaataaattcctTCACGCACTAAGTGAAACTCCAATTACCAACTTAAATTCGCTTAAAGagatatataatgatattattaatCTTGAAACACAGATACatgaaatagaaaatattaataacaaTGAAAACGACAATATAACCTTATATATGGATACAATTACTAAattaatggaaaaaataaaaaacatctTAAATTATGTTACAACTCATGAAAATGATCATAATATAATCAAACAACATATCCAAGacaatgatgaaaataatgtatcaaaaattaaagaaactTTAAAAACCACAATTCAATCATTTCAGGAAAttctaaataaaatagatgAAATCAAAGCTCAATTTTATggtaataacaatataaataatattataactaccatattacaaaatgtaaatgatgttaaaaaacatttttctAGGGATTTAACTATAGAAAATGAGCTCATCCAAATACATAAAAGTTTAGAAgatattcaaaattataCTTATGAAATAAGAAGCGAacaaataacaaaatatgtCAATACTATACACAATTATGTTGAACAGAAAACTAAAcaaattcaaaataattcagATCAAGATGAAATAGACgatataatacaaaaaatcatcaattataataaagaattagaaataaaattacacGCCATTAAAGATAATCAAAATCACGTTATACCAATAATAGCTCGTATTAAACAACTCATTAATTTAATCGAATCAGAATATagtaacaataataatgtatCATATAATGTTGCCATAAAACATGCAGAAAATGCCAATAACATAATTCTTGATTTAAATGCGAGTCAAAATATGCTTAATCAATTAATACACAAAAATTTAAACATTATAAacgatttaaaaaatagaaaacaGCAGATACAAAGTCGTAATAATTTACATACTATTAATAGTCAACAAGAAATAtcgaaaataaaatatcctagtaatacaaattataagAATCAACACTCAAATTCAGGTAAAAAAGGTTCCTCCAAACCAAAAAATGCAGGAGATTCTATTAAATATGCGGGAGCAATTGTATTTGGTTTAGTAGCGTGCTATGCAATTTCAATTTCCAAAAAACAAGATGATACAAATGAAATGCATTTagataattatgaaaaaaattatgatgaatcggaaaatatatattttgaaagaGAAGATGAAATTATAGAAATAGATATAAATGAAGATTTAtga
- a CDS encoding fam-a protein, giving the protein MNTGYIQVVLFLLSFFVYMNNNAIASELSLKKSKNISSSKDSLLSYIPDKIFKPSNSLICTNPDEIEKAEKIMGEAIERLKEHAIHSNDYRLYHHYDEDVNVYRKRHKYLIVDKIDVKIHNTDKYEEIIDTLFNFNNDIYSGGIVVEGKVVREYNPNLVMIQKRYIDVPNKPFEGYFYSIATKHQVSEDTTVIALTSANINDYNHIDKNLFRNIIVESANSFETDICSENYIRRRYLNKMFVHLSGYIIKKKSKYIQITCINALEVDNRNAPKFVEERFKSDKLTILVSTRNKYSMK; this is encoded by the exons ATGAATACAGGTTACATCCAGGTTGtcctttttcttttaagcTTCTTcgtatatatgaataacaATGCCATTGCAAGCGAGCTTTCTCTAAAAAAATCTAAGAATATTTCTTCATCCAAAGATTCTCTGCTTAGTTATAT CCCggataaaatttttaaaccATCCAACTCCTTAATATGTACCAATCCTGATGAAATTGAAAAAgcagaaaaaattatgggTGAGGCTATAGAACGATTGAAAGAACATGCTATACATTCAAATGATTACAGGTTGTACCACCATTATGATGAAGATGTAAATGTATATCGTAAGAGACATAAATATCTAATCGTTGATAAAATTGATGTTAAAATCCACAATACCGATAAG tatgaagaaataatagATACACTATTCAACtttaataatgatatatatagtgGTGGTATCGTGGTTGAAG GAAAAGTTGTCCGTGAATACAATCCAAATTTAGTAATGATACAAAAACGCTACATAGATGTCCCTAATAAACCTTTTGAaggatatttttattctataGCTACAAAACATCAA GTATCTGAAGATACTACTGTAATTGCTTTAACATCggcaaatataaatgattaCAACCATATAgacaaaaatttatttagaAACATTATTGTAGAAAGTGCAAATTCATTCGAAACCGACATATGTtctgaaaattatattagaAGAAGATACTTAAACAAAATGTTTGTTCACTTATCCGgatatatcattaaaaaaaaaagtaaatatattcaaattaCCTGTATTAACGCT CTTGAAGTAGATAATCGCAATGCTCCAAAATTCGTTGAAGAAAGATTTAAATCAGACAAATTAACGATTCTAGTTAGTACAAGAAACAAATATTCTATgaaataa
- a CDS encoding early transcribed membrane protein, with amino-acid sequence MKLAKALYFAAFLLAINVLTPGSNNYVEAKPANSKKVTKGGDNAFIRKIKNNKVAFISTLAATIALAVGTTLGVMHFQKEESDNNPSSANKIPSIVARKNTNLISNNKHTPLNIKTSTKPSIIETNTKSTIKTNTKTSTIDNAPSTYRYQLRYL; translated from the coding sequence atgaaattaGCAAAAGCATTATATTTTGCTGCCTTTTTATTGGCCATAAATGTGTTAACCCCAGGATCTAATAATTATGTTGAAGCTAAACCCgcaaattcaaaaaaagtAACCAAAGGTGGTGATAATGCatttattagaaaaattaaaaataacaaagtTGCATTTATATCTACATTAGCCGCAACAATAGCATTAGCAGTTGGTACTACGCTTGGTGTAATGCATTTTCAAAAGGAAGAAAGTGATAACAATCCATCATCTGCGAATAAAATACCTTCAATTGTTGCACGAAAAAACACAAACTTAATATCGAATAACAAACATACAccattaaatataaaaactaGTACAAAACCATCAATAATAGAAACTAATACAAAATCAACAATAAAAACTAATACAAAAACATCAACAATAGATAATGCTCCAAGCACATATCGCTATCAATTACGTTATTTGTAG